A single window of Solanum dulcamara chromosome 5, daSolDulc1.2, whole genome shotgun sequence DNA harbors:
- the LOC129889376 gene encoding uncharacterized protein LOC129889376, with translation MSKSIQINAMWSKLSHTLENHKNTCKELAIINHRLVKQIQYYDTKATHLAMFYVIFLLIIFLSNSKPSPVQCKNWWKPFSLSILVAVTFGANFISTILKCIHIKNALDMNWIDQGLSIQKMAHLERTAKNEAEFMDHQRSCNPVVKVEPHSTSSDADSSDQKENYVQLPHVKSHVAYSYTDTDEESSASAIVDLPRTYSTLQQQNVDSITVFQQYAKAGTTVSFLLAYTVLVLYGCRSSVCDGNA, from the coding sequence ATGTCTAAAAGTATTCAGATTAATGCCATGTGGAGTAAACTCTCCCACACCCTAGAAAACCACAAAAACACCTGCAAAGAATTGGCCATCATCAATCATAGACTAGTGAAGCAAATCCAGTACTATGATACAAAAGCAACTCACTTGGCCATGTTTTATGTCATTTTCCTGCTCATCATTTTCCTGTCAAATTCAAAACCCTCACCCGTCCAATGTAAAAACTGGTGGAAGCCTTTCTCCCTTTCCATTTTGGTTGCAGTTACATTTGGTGCCAACTTCATATCAACCATACTTAAATGCATCCACATAAAGAATGCTCTAGACATGAACTGGATCGACCAAGGGCTGAGCATTCAAAAGATGGCTCACCTAGAGCGAACAGCAAAAAACGAAGCAGAATTCATGGACCATCAAAGGAGCTGCAACCCCGTTGTCAAAGTTGAACCACACTCCACAAGTTCAGATGCAGACTCTTCAGACCAGAAAGAGAACTATGTTCAATTGCCCCATGTTAAAAGTCATGTTGCTTACTCATATACTGATACAGATGAGGAAAGTTCAGCCAGTGCGATTGTGGATTTGCCAAGAACATACTCAACCCTGCAGCAACAAAACGTGGATAGCATTACTGTCTTTCAACAGTATGCAAAAGCTGGAACAACTGTTTCCTTCTTGCTAGCCTACACAGTTCTGGTACTGTACGGATGCCGCTCTTCTGTTTGTGATGGTAACGCATAG